A region of the Sphaerodactylus townsendi isolate TG3544 linkage group LG15, MPM_Stown_v2.3, whole genome shotgun sequence genome:
cgaaaaggttcgccatcgctgttctagtctctttagtttggagaggagatgtctgaggggggatatgattgaagtctatagaattatgcatggggtagaaaatgttgacagagagaaatttttctctctttctcacaatactagaaccagggggcattcattgaaaatgctggggggaagaattaggactaataaaaggaaacacttcttcacgcaacgtgtgtttggaatatgctgccacaggaggtggtgatggccactaaccaggatagctttaaaaagggcctggacaggtttatggaggagaaatcgatctctggctaccaatcttgatcctccttgatctcagattgcaaatgccttagcagaccaggtgctcagcagcagcagcagcagcagaaggcccttgctttcacctcctgcacgtgagctcccaaaggcacctggtgggccactgtgagtagcagagtgctggacttgatggactctggtctgatccagcaggctagttcttatgttcttagtcctTACGATCATGGAAATCTCAACTTGGGCATTCCTGGTTCTGTTTCTTCTCAGGCTATCCCCGGTGCCTCCCACCACGTCTATGCCGACCAGCCCCATGCCTTCAACGCCGCTGTGGAAGAGATCTGCGACTCTGTCGATTGACGGCGCTGGAGCCGAAGGAGGAAAGAAGCTTGCTTGACATCAGCACCCCACCTGGTTGCTGGGACACGCCCAAGAGTCCCCGCCCCCCAACTCTTTGAGTGCCACAAGGAGTGATGAGTCCAGCTCCGCCGGAGCTGGTTGCAACTTTGGTTTTGGAAGATGTctgtcccttcccccccgccTTGACTTAACCTTCACGCTACTTAAAGGTTGCAGGCCACCTGCTTTGGGTTAATCAAAAGTTccacctttattttttaaagaaaactcctTGTGGAACCTAGATTGCGTAAGATTTCCTCCTGAAATTAGTGCCTCTCTCCTAGTccgaattttttttcttttcaatctaTTATTTGCACTGCTTAGTCTTAGTTGCCCTGGATCAATAGGGGTTCTCTCTGCATCCGCCCAGTGAGACGTCAGGTAGATCTTTTTCTCCACAGCAGGTGATATCATTGGTTCGGCTAGCCAAACCTACCTGAGCTGGGGGAGAAACATTCCTCTGTTGTTCTGGTTGATGCTATCTTCAATGGCACCCTAGTCAGTGAGtcagcctagaccagtggtggcgaacctttggcactccagatgNNNNNNNNNNNNNNNNNNNNNNNNNNNNNNNNNNNNNNNNNNNNNNNNNNNNNNNNNNNNNNNNNNNNNNNNNNNNNNNNNNNNNNNNNNNNtgtgtggggggggggaggctggggagagggggatttgtggaggggaggggccacaaTAGAGTGGGATTCCAttcagtctaccctccaaatcaACCACGTGGGGCCGATCTTTGTAGttgagatcagtcataattctgggaggtctccagggcATTTCTGGAAGTTGGTACCTCTACGCTGCCCCCTGTTTGCACGATTGCTTCGTTCACAAGGGTTTCAAAACCCTGAGCAGCGTCTTTCTTGAGTCATAAGGGACTGATAAGGGAACCTGGGGATGTTGTCCTAGGtcctagatgttatggactacaattcccatcagcccctgctagcatggccaattggtcatgctggcaagggctgatgggaactgtagtccatagcatctggagtgccaaaggttcgccaccacggtcctaggaccTGGTTGGATACAACCTCTTGTTTAGAGAACCATGAGAGGGGAAATTTGGACGTTTCTGCTGGATTTCCCAACATCCTCCACGCCATTCCTCTCAGTCCTCCGCCTTTTCCACTGTTATTTGCCAATGGGATTTTTCGGAAGAGTTTTTTTCAgctctccctcttcttttccagCCTAGGGAAATGTTACCTATTTCCAGCGAGGTCTTTTACCGTGACTTGGACCCCATTCCAAAGGAGATGTTCTCTTCCTGGGGAAGAAGAGGTTCCAGGCTTCGCCGGGCTGCCCACAAAACCTGCCCCCCTCTGCCTTCTCTGACTCTGTGGGTGGCTGGAGACGGAGGCGAACGGGAAGAGAATTACCGGTACCACCGCTTGATGGGCAACCTTGTCTCTTCCAACATTCCAGAAGATGACTTGCCTCCCCCGACATGGTATGAAGTTCCCAGAGACCAAGCTGtggggccccctcccccaccccccctccgaTACCTGACGAACGGCATGATCTTGGGAGAAGGGCACCCAGCGGCCCACATCAACCTTTACCCGGTCCTCCAGGAGGgagaataaaaccaaacaatggGAGCGTGCATTTCAGAGTTGCGATCTAGTGCCTGGTTATTAACTCCATAGCTAGGGATATTCTGAAACAGGCAGGTTTTTGgatccccccgccccaaacaggTGACTACCTCAAATGGAAAAAAGGTAAGTTTAGAATTGGCAGACAGAGAACTGggcacatttttttccctgtattAAAACCTGCATTTCCActtcaaaatatttcaaacaagaaaaacacacacacacacacaaattaaccAAATTACAAAATACTTAATCTTGAAATGACTTTCAGTTTCTTTCAAATATTAACCTTAAAAGCAATGTTTAAACTCTTGGTCATTAACCACCTAGTTAAAATTGGATCTTTAGCACCATTACTGATAAGAGCCTCACTTTTCGTTATTTTAACAATCCTTAAAATTCATAACCACTaatcattaatttatttatttttctgttttattttaatactATATCAAGGATTTCAGAGCTGGGCTGATTTGGCTTACCAGGTACAACGAAGCAGGAAGTTCATCAGCGTAAGGCCAAATCAAGCAATGAGGCTCATGCCAGATATTGGCCTTGTCCATGCAAATCTCCTAATcccctttacaacaatgtatATCTGTACTCACCTTGAAATGACTCCTGGCCACCATTATATGATTTCCatctccccccttttaaaaatttagggttttttcccccaaatttcaAAAAACCGATTAGTGGGAAAGAACCCTCAGGGACCACGGAGCAGAATGCGGTCGAAACTGCTGTAATAgctcaagggattccagagatacaggtggcagccattttggtattgggactctttttttctacagcagaagTACACTGCTTTCAATTCCGATGAACAATGCAGAACTGTATATTGATCTTTTGGTGGGTCAGAGTTTAGACTGTGTGACTGGAAGgattgccagctcagggttggtaAATTCCGGGAGATTTAGGGAAGGAACTGGGCAAAGTTAGGGTTTGGAGAtggaagggaccttagtgggggtatcatgacataggccctttcctcacgggccaatagcagcaccctagggacggcaaaaacgccgtccctaggaagctgctcgcatggggggcgcagctgcattgcagccgcgccgccctcgctcccccccagcggtgcgaagccgctgtttcccaacctcgctcccctgcgaacggcagcggctggaaggtgccattcccccctttctcaaatgccttaccatgtcctctggcctccggcacaggccaggggacacgccccccgccctgcgacttctgagctgttgcgcagggcgtgtcccctggcctgtgtgacgtgccagaggccggaggacacggtaaggcatttgggggatggcgctgcctgtgcggaggctgcgctgtcttccccactgcaaccgggaccgctcgtgcaaacggtcccggggggctgggtcagcgtcatgtacgccgactcAACCCCCAGCATGGCAGTGCGGAAACTGCCATAGATTTCACACATCAAAGCATTCGTGTTCTCCAGGTGACCTTATTtgtgtcgtctggagatcagctgtgattcggGGGGgtcaccaggccccacctggtgggCAAACCTAATGGCTGGTccaagtcacccagtgaattcCATAGGAGATGGGATTTTAATCCAGGTCCCAGTGGAATGGTCTAACCACCCCACCACAACATCTTCATCGTGTTCTGTGGAGATACTATGTTCTTCAGTGAGGGTGGCTCTTCCCTTAGGTGAACATCTGATTACAAGGTAGTCATATGGACATCTCAGGCTCTCTCATCCCTTGACTTCCCCTTCCATTGCTTCATGCTCATGATTCATGTGTTAGAGTTCACAATACATGTTCTGGTAGCAATTAGTTCTCTATAGAAAGTCCATAAAGATTTGTTCTCAGGGGAGAGTGCCTATTATAAATATATTGCTATCAAGGAAACACTCATACCTCAAGTAATAGCTCAAGGgatggcttgatggcccttgaggtctcttccaactctatgacttgatggctcttgcggtctcttccaactctatgattctgagtGACACGGGACAGTGCTGCGTTCTTCTCACTTGGCTTTtttactctctctctttttctctcactcACAATACATTCTTGAAACTCCAAAACTCAGTTAACTACTTCTGTGCCATCATGAAAGGTGAGGAATGCAGTCCTTGAGGAATAATCTCCACTTTGCTCTGAGGGGTAAGTTTGGTAAGGTCTTGAAATGCTTCAGTCTCTCTGCAATAGTGACTGCCTGTCCGCTGATCAACCTTGAAATTTGTGCAAACAAAACCCACCCTGTGCCATATGGCAAAGGAAAATCCCAATTGTAGATCAGCATTACAATATTCCTGTGCTCCTCTGGTAAGAGAGACCTCACAAAGGTAAAACACATTTAAACACTTGAATGTTTGTTTGTGTGATTTATtcgtttaaataatttttttaaacctggatctccccaatgaagactgttgttgttgttgccaacaattaaaaaaattaattgggacatggacaatataccactctaaactttcccttctcacttagacacagtgtgaaacagacttttctctgtgatacacctctgaagatgccagccacaggtgcaggtgaaacattaggaacaaaatccaccagaccacggccacacagcccggaaaacccaccagaaccaatttaaaaaaaccataattttaaaaactcctACAGAATATATTCAAGGTATcatctttcaagagtcaaaggtctTTGgtgcttataccctgaaactctttttGGTCTGTAAAGGTCTGTAAAGAGCTATGAGGATTCAAATCCAACCGTTCTACTGTGGACCAACACAAGTACCCTCTGAAACTGCAGTATGTAATCACATATTTTATCTATGGTATGTaattgctgcttaaattttaatcgGTTAATCGGTTAAGTTTTATGTAATTGCTGTTCAAATAACAGCCGTGTTGttagccgcctcgagcccttcggggatgaggcgagttataaatcgaataataaataaataaataaataataaataggaagcaagtataaaaacataaaaagagccctgatggatcagagcGTAATAACGATTGAAACTGAAATACACATTAACACTCAAAGGaataggactttttaaaaaggcttattGGCAAACCTGTTACAAAAGGGGCTGTTTGTGGCAAAAAATATCCATTCGTGGCTATTGTCCATAttatgccctctatgctccttaaaggcagataccaacgcatagataaacaaaagaggctatgcccatgcaactcaggccaagtagagacactggagcacactctgtttcattgtgcaagatttgccaagatcagaatgacccaacccatcattgctccactcctatacaatcatttaactgatgctcttaggattcctttaatcttagataatcttgatccttacttttgcgaaagtgtagcaaaatatcttttaaagattatagacgcaacgctagatggatactaagcattagattgctatcatcacaacaacaacaatgttggttacatcaactatttgctactggtatacagtacctacctctgccagtaacctgtgggttcacggtcacccaaagtcaaataacctgtgggtgattcattgagagatgttgtggttttgttattgattgccagatggtgtgacaactgaaggctgtggcaacctattggagtcaaatcaattgttcgcccatttcctatcccttgttctgtgttaggtgccactctaacaaactgtgtgttttatagtggagtgtaaTATTGTCCATATTGGTTCAGTGGGACTTCCAGACTCAGATGCAGCACAACAATCAGTTGTGAGGGTTAGAATGGACGTGTTGGCTTTTGTGTGCCTTCTCAGGTATCTGGTTGGCTATACATTTGTTatttattcttctctttttttatatacaTTAATTTTGTAGCGATTGATCAAACCTGTGATTGGGCAGGCTTAAACTTTTTGCGCTGCTGCCGAAACTGTCTTGGAGCTGCGAAACTGAAAGAAAAGATGGATCATTCCATCCTACATGATCAGATATTAACCTTGTTTGAAACACCTGTTGCCTTGAAGATTCTATCAGAAACGATTCTCTTGCTTATTTGAAGCATCCCCTCATGCTGGAGAATCTTGATTTTTCTGCACGCTGCACTTGCAGTGTTGCTCATTTTGAAGTTACCGGACTTGCCTGGTCTCCTGCGGCTTCTTGTGCATTTCAGTTCATTCTGTTTGTGGTTTGTATGCTGCCATTACAttggtttcccccccccttctgttgttCCTTTGTTTTGGATATATGTGTTTCCTCTGATACCTTTATGCatgtgatgatggccactaacctggatatctttaaaagggacttgggcagatttatggaggagaagtcgatctatggctaccaatcttgatccttctttatttatttttttattatttgatttaatataccgccctatccccaaagggctcagggcggtgaacaatataaaacatatataaacataaacatataaaagtttaaaatttacattctaagatagtatcccacgaacccatatgcaaccctcccaagaagaatgatgggtcccgatgatgtttatttatttatttatttattattatatttgtagaccgccccatcccctaagggctctgttagggaccctatacagcaggggggaggataaaagcagggcaccctcagcggttGGTCTCtctgaaggcccggtggaacaattaggtcttgcaggccctgcagaactctccaaggtcccgcagggcccgggcagctggtggtagagtgttccaccaggcaggggccagagccgtaaaggccctggcccgagtggaggccagccgcatcattgatctcttcttgatctcagattgcaaatgccttagcagaccaggtgcttgggagcagcagcagcagcagaaggtcattgctttcacctcctgcatgtgagctcccaaaggcatctggtgggccactgcgagtagcagagtgctggactagatggactctggtctgatccagcaggctcttactTAGTTCTTATGTTGATGTAGTAGcctattgtgtgtgtggggtttttgttgttgtttgttgttaatAGCTTATACTAATTGCCCCTTTGTCCccgttttgtttcctttctttgggTAATAAAAGTGGCAGAAATCAGAAAGGGAAGATGAGAAACTGATTCTCGAATAACTTTGTGACTGCAATTGCATGGATCTCTGTCCGTGGTGCTGAATGGATTtctgtccatggtcctgaagCCCATAGGGTGATGTGGAATCCTAAACTACTATCCATCTTTCTACAGGTGACATTGTCAAGTTGTAAGAAAAAAATGACCGGAGACGGAGTCCTTCAATAGAAGCGTGACCGAATTTATCCTGTTGGGTTTCTCACTTGGGCATCAAGGAAATATCCTTCTTTCCATGGTCTTTCTGCCTATGTATATCACATCCCTGGCTGGCAACCTACTAATCTTCTGCATTGTATTGGGAAACAGTCACCTCCACACCCCCATGTATTTTTTCCTATGGAACTTCTCCATATTAGACATAATGTTCACTTCAGTTATCAGCCCACAGTTGTTGTGGAACCTCCTTTCTGGCGACCAATCTATTTCCTTCTCGGCTTGCATTGCCCAACTCTACTTCTATTTCTTCTTGGGCACAGTACAGTTTTTCCTCTTGACCTCCATGTCGTACGATCGCTATGCTGCCATTTGCAAACCTCTGCATTATCACAGTGTCATGAGTGGTGAGGTGTGCACCAAAATAGTTCTGGCTTGTTGGGTGTGTGGGTTCTTCTCTGTCCTCTGTCCCATCGTCCAGATTAGCAGGCTGTCCTTCTGCGGATCCAACACCATCAACCATTTTTTCTGCGACACTGGACCTCTGCTGGAGTTGTCGTGCGCCGACACCCACTTCATTGAACTGATGGATTTCATGCTGTCCTCCCTTGTGATTCTTGGTTCTGCCATCTTGACGTTCATTTCATATGCATGTATCATCTCGACAATTGTGCTCATCCCGACCACCACCAGCcgtgcgaaagccttcaacacttGTGCCACACACCTCACCATGATCTCTATCTCCTGTGGGATCTCCATTTTCATGTACGTAACTCCTTCTCAGAAAGAGACTTTGGATGCCCACAAGGTGCCAGCCGTTCTGACCACTGTAGTCTGCCCCTTTGTGAACCCTTTCCTTTTCACTCTGAAAAACGATTCTGTCAAGGAGGCCCTGAGAAAGACAGCTCAAAAGATCTCAGACATGATGATGGGGAGCATTCTGGCTACCTCTAAAGGAAAGACGTTTGTTTTAGGAGGAAGTCTTTAAAAAGACACACAACCATAAATTGTCTTGGCAACATTTGGGGGAAAgatcatggctcagtggtagggcatcTTCTTGACATGAAGTAGATCCAAGGTTCCATGTCCAGTTAACATGATAAAGATTTAGATGAAATGAAAGACCTCTGTGTGGCAGTCAGCCAAAGCTATCCAGGCCACTAACctacatagctttaaaaggggcttggacagatttatggaggagaagtcgatttatggctaccaatcttgatcctctttgatctgagattgcaaatgccttagcagaccagatgctcaggagcagcagcagcagaaggccattgctttcacatcctgcctgtgagctcccaaaggcacctggtgggccactgcgagtagcagagagctggactagatggactctggtctgatccagcaggcgtgttcttatgttcttatgttcttattactgtCATAGACCAACATAAGGTAAATATAGGAAAGGATAAAACATATTTCAGGGTAAAACATAGTAAAAcggtaaggccccttccgcacatgcagaataatgctctttcaatccattttcacaatttattgtcgaaggctttcacggccggaatcgctggtgtgctgtgtggtttccgggctgtatggccgtgttctagcagcattctctcctgacgtttctcctgcatctgtggctggcatcttcagaggatccaggagagaatgctgctagaacacggtcatacagcccggaaaccacatttttacaattgtttgcaagtggatcttgctattctacacagtaaaatcgagctgcaaagtggtttgaaagtgcattattctgcatgtgtgtggaAGTGGCCTCTCTATATATCTAAAAGGAATAAGAGCAAAACCTACTGGTAAACAGAAGTTGGGGACACAAAAGGTATGGGACtataaaggaaacaaaataaaagcataaCTACTAAAGGAGGATGAAAAAAGTTAAAACTGTAAAAAAGGAATGgccataataaacaataaaattgatAGTTTGAAGGCTATCGATGTCAAATCAAATCACCCATCCTACTAGCTCAGATCATCCTGTAGTGTCCTTCGATTGCTGCTACACAGAATCTGCCCACATTGCATGTATGGACTGTCAGCATAGACTGTTCTGACCTTGACAGACAAGGAGTTTAACACAGCACAAGGCACGTTCATTTGTTCATGTGTGTACAGAAATCcattcagcaccatggacagagatCCAACTTTGTATAAATCTCAAAAGACATTGTGTAAATAATATAGTGTTTCATTCAGGCAATGTATTtgggatcttttttttaaaggatgctttgtttttttacttcttaAAGAGTAATTTTGAATCAGAGTGTGATGGTGCTCTCAGACATATCCCACAGTAAAAGTCCTTCATATTTattccttccattttattttattttattttattttattttattttattttattttattttattttattttattttattttattgattgattgattgattgattgattgattgattgattgattgattgattgattgattgattgattgattgattgggtttatagaccgccctcccccgaagggctcagggcggtgaacagcatatagaaagagcacaatcagattaaaatacaatataaatataagttaaataaggctctattaaaaataaacccaaccccgttaaaatgcagcattaaataattaattattattaaataatattaTGTTACTTTTCACCTGTTGAAGACAGTCATTTCGGCTCAGCGGTCAAAcatatatttgaaatgttttcagggtGGTTTTTTGTGCGAAGGGATTACAGCAACCGACAATGAAAT
Encoded here:
- the LOC125444409 gene encoding olfactory receptor 6J1-like — translated: MDVLAFVCLLRSVTEFILLGFSLGHQGNILLSMVFLPMYITSLAGNLLIFCIVLGNSHLHTPMYFFLWNFSILDIMFTSVISPQLLWNLLSGDQSISFSACIAQLYFYFFLGTVQFFLLTSMSYDRYAAICKPLHYHSVMSGEVCTKIVLACWVCGFFSVLCPIVQISRLSFCGSNTINHFFCDTGPLLELSCADTHFIELMDFMLSSLVILGSAILTFISYACIISTIVLIPTTTSRAKAFNTCATHLTMISISCGISIFMYVTPSQKETLDAHKVPAVLTTVVCPFVNPFLFTLKNDSVKEALRKTAQKISDMMMGSILATSKGKTFVLGGSL